In the genome of Bacteroidota bacterium, one region contains:
- the tilS gene encoding tRNA lysidine(34) synthetase TilS — protein MLDDFKNFLLVNKLIDSNQKVLVTVSGGIDSMVMAHLFLKSGIGFEIAHCNFNLRGTESDNDELFVQDFCYNNNIKCHCKRFETLAYAEKNKISTQMAARELRYTWFNELCQTNHIDLIATAHHQNDVAETMLINMVKGTGIAGIHGILAKQSNIIRPLLFSNKNEIIAFANTNHISYREDSSNLKDTYWRNKIRHHVLPIFQELNQNSINAFYELSKKIHENEFLLNEKLNELKDKYTKTINGVVHIDKVLLQHVSAKTILHFIIDEYGFNEANIEQIAASKQPEIGSCFLSRTHELLVDRDSLIISAKTNTVIAKNITVNEETNYIHTDAGNFEVTLINKVPAIYAKNCFYIDADLAGLSFTLRNKLDGDKFIPLGMKGKKLVSDYLIDKKINRFEKDVCLVMESTDTNDIICVLPYQINDKYKLSISSKLIIEIKYRPN, from the coding sequence TTGTTAGACGATTTCAAAAACTTCCTATTAGTTAATAAATTAATTGACAGTAACCAAAAAGTACTGGTAACTGTTAGTGGCGGCATTGATTCAATGGTTATGGCTCATTTATTTCTAAAAAGTGGAATTGGGTTTGAAATTGCTCACTGCAACTTTAACCTTAGAGGCACTGAAAGCGATAATGATGAATTATTTGTACAAGATTTCTGCTATAACAACAATATAAAATGTCATTGCAAAAGGTTTGAGACACTTGCATACGCGGAAAAAAATAAAATTTCTACACAAATGGCAGCACGCGAATTGCGTTATACTTGGTTTAATGAGCTTTGCCAAACTAACCATATTGATTTAATAGCTACAGCTCACCATCAAAACGATGTAGCTGAAACAATGCTAATTAATATGGTAAAGGGTACGGGAATTGCGGGAATACACGGCATTTTAGCTAAACAAAGCAATATTATAAGACCATTATTGTTTAGTAATAAAAATGAAATAATAGCCTTTGCCAATACAAACCACATTAGTTACAGGGAGGATAGTAGTAATTTAAAGGATACTTATTGGCGCAACAAAATAAGGCACCACGTATTACCGATATTTCAAGAACTAAATCAAAACAGTATAAATGCGTTTTATGAGCTCAGCAAAAAAATACATGAAAATGAATTTTTATTAAATGAAAAACTAAACGAGCTAAAAGATAAATATACCAAAACTATAAATGGTGTAGTGCACATTGACAAAGTGCTTTTACAACATGTTAGTGCAAAAACAATTTTACATTTTATTATTGATGAATATGGTTTTAACGAAGCCAATATTGAACAAATTGCAGCTAGCAAACAACCAGAAATTGGCAGTTGTTTTTTAAGCCGCACTCATGAACTTTTAGTTGACAGGGATTCACTCATTATTTCAGCTAAAACAAATACTGTTATTGCTAAAAATATAACGGTAAATGAGGAAACAAATTACATCCACACTGATGCCGGTAATTTTGAGGTTACTTTGATTAATAAAGTACCGGCTATTTACGCAAAAAACTGTTTTTATATAGATGCTGATTTAGCTGGATTATCATTTACACTGAGAAATAAACTGGACGGTGATAAATTCATTCCCTTAGGAATGAAAGGTAAAAAATTAGTGAGTGATTATTTAATTGATAAAAAAATAAACAGATTTGAAAAAGACGTTTGCTTAGTGATGGAAAGCACAGATACGAATGACATTATTTGTGTATTGCCTTATCAAATAAATGATAAGTACAAACTATCCATTTCATCGAAATTAATTATTGAAATAAAATATAGACCTAACTAA